A genomic region of Oryza glaberrima chromosome 1, OglaRS2, whole genome shotgun sequence contains the following coding sequences:
- the LOC127760247 gene encoding uncharacterized protein LOC127760247, with protein sequence MSSTSSSQPPASSDRESTPASDNATSPDSDGTNSAGPARSRIALQLDQRSLHFSVTAWVLIVALIGILPLTPRQLQYKGYRLSLLGTTCTTGYALFAFYRLPRAGNMHAAQIFHHVASSKDFIPFMYCLMFVMSKLHLKLVLVPVICWALEHVARFLRRHFTNSSLYRTYLEKPCTWVETNTTAVKFLSSNAEILLGFLLILSLFSRQRNPMQTFMYWQLLKLMYHSPFTAGYHRAIWLKIGRTVNPYIHRYTPFLHDPINAGMRWWFR encoded by the exons ATGTCCTCAACCAGTTCTTCACAGCCACCAGCATCGTCAGATAGAGAATCTACACCAGCCAGTGATAATGCAACATCTCCTGATTCAGATG GCACGAATTCTGCTGGACCCGCAAGAAGCAGAATTGCACTGCAGTTGGATCAGCGGTCATTGCATTTTTCTGTTACTGCTTGG GTTCTTATTGTTGCATTGATTGGAATCCTTCCACTGACACCACGACAACTGCAATACAAGGGATATCGTTTGTCACTTCTCGGCACAACCTGCACCACAGGCTATGCTTTGTTTGCTTTTTATCGG CTACCAAGAGCAGGAAACATGCATGCCGCTCAGATCTTTCACCATGTAGCTTCGTCAAAGGATTTTATACCATTCATGTACTGTCTTATGTTTGTCATGTCTAAACTGCACTTGAAGC TTGTTTTGGTACCAGTGATTTGCTGGGCACTTGAACATGTGGCCAGATTTCTACGGCGCCATTTTACTAATTCCTCTCTATACAG GACATATCTGGAGAAACCTTGCACATGGGTTGAGACAAACACAACTGCAGTCAAATTCCTGAGTTCAAATGCGGAGATTTTGTTGGGATTTCTTTTGATTTTGTCTCTGTTCTC GCGACAACGCAATCCTATGCAAACGTTCATGTACTGGCAG CTACTGAAGCTCATGTATCACTCTCCTTTCACTGCCGGTTATCACAGAGCTATCTGGCTTAAAATTGGCCGTACAGTTAATCCCTATATCCATCGCTACACTCCTTTTCTTCATGACCCGATAAATGCTGGCATGAGATGGTGGTTCAGGTAG